A genomic region of Metopolophium dirhodum isolate CAU chromosome 1, ASM1992520v1, whole genome shotgun sequence contains the following coding sequences:
- the LOC132937105 gene encoding uncharacterized protein LOC132937105, which translates to MRNVQCIYEQIISQLVNDLENIKYVCLRADCWSIFHRSYLGFTVHWIDPQTLHRHSKGLACRRMIGRHIYDNIAEAIDKIRHMFNAYLVLEGNYMIKGEDLCVIKILRCLFC; encoded by the exons ATGCGCAATGTTCAATGCAtttatgaacaaattatttCACAACTAGTAAATGACttggaaaacataaaatatgtgtgCTTAAGAGCTGATTGTTGGAGTATATTTCACAG atcATACCTAGGCTTTACTGTACATTGGATTGATCCTCAAACGTTACATCGACATTCTAAAGGACTTGCTTGCAGAAGAATGATTGGTAGacatatatatgataatattgcaGAAGCTATTGATAAAATACGGCACATGTTTAACGCTTATTTAGTGCTGGAGGGCAACTATATGATAAAAGGAGAGGATCTATGTGTGATAAAAATTTTGAGATGTCTCTTTTGCTAA